acatgtgcatgtgtctttatagtagcatgatttgtaatcctttgggtatatacccagtaatgggatggctgggtcaaatggtatttctagttctacatccttgaggaatcgccacactgtcttccacaattgttgaactagtttacagtcccaccaacagtgtgaaagcattcctatttctccacatcctctccagcatctgttgtttcctgactttttaatgattgccattctaactggtgtgagatggtatctcattgtggtgtaTCTTAACTTtcactttggaagtctgagggaGGGGAAGCTTCCTCTGAGGGGGCGGGCTCAACTTAGGCAAGCAGAAGAAGAGTCCCAGACCCTGTCAGGCTCCAAGGTGAGGCCCGGAAGAAGTAAGGGAACCGCTCACCACACTGGAAGGGTCTCCTCCAGCTTCACCTTGCCCCTGGATGTGAATGCCTCCAGGTAGGGTTCCGGGATTTGGTGTGTCTGGCCTTTCATCTTTAGAGTTGCACGGAGGAAGGAGGCGTCTTCTGAGAGGACTGAAGTTGGCTTGGCAGAGGGAAGAGTCCCAGGCTCTCCAGGTATTAAGGTGAGGGCCCTGAAGAAAGACAGAGGAGATGTCTTACCGCAGAGAGAGGACGACCCAGCTCCCTGCCCCTTCTGTCAGCCCTGGGATGCTGCAGACAGGGTTCCCGGATGTGGTGTATCTGGGCGTCCATCTTTGGAGTCTGAGGTAGGTGAAGCTTTATTTGAGGGGTGTAGACTGAGGTCAGGAGAAGGAGTCGTCCTAGGCAGTGCCAGAcattgaaaggagccgggcacattcctcagccccgggctcaaaacaaacaagcccagtacaaacacatcccatcctcccatcttaccacatatcgccatatatctctcaaacttcctgagcccagtacaaacaccaccaggaaagtctccgataaggagacagccgttcaaagttttactgaaaaagtgggaaccaaaagaatttctttgttcccctgtaactctcaggctataaaaagcaaacactcgcattgttcagggccctcttgtatgctgtggaatggagggaccaggttcgaacttgtagtaaagatccttgccgcttggctttgactctggactctggtggtcttctttggggaactaatggtctgggcataacaacaTCAAGATGAGGACCCTTACGGAGGGCTGAAGGGATCTCCCATCAGAAAAAACGGAGCCCGTAGAAACTCATTCCTGCTGTCAGCCCTGGGAGGCTCCAGTCAAGCAGACACACCTTCCCCTATTCTCCGCACTTCCTTGTTGGAGAGATAGGAATCTTCACTTGAGGGCTGCATCCTCAGTTCAGCAGAAGGGAGGCAGTGCAAGTCCTGTCGGGAGTAAATAGGATGACTTTGGGAAGAACTGAGGAGACTCCACCTCAGAACCCAATGGGATCGCCACAGAAATTCACCCTAATCCTCACTGTCAGCCTGAGAACCCCAGGAAATACTCTCTGGCTGAGCGTCCTCTTTTACATGCATCATACACAGATTGGGTGTTGTAGGGGGATGAGAGCCTTGGTCTGAATAGCCAAGCCTCTGCTTATCGTGGGGAGGAGTCACAGGCCCTGCTAGGCATAAAGGCAAGGACCCTTAGGTAGGGCCGAGAGTACCTCCCACCCCAGATAGAGAGGGCACCACAGAAACCTCCCCTTCTCTGAAAGGCCTCAAGCTTCACTCTAAGGCAGaggtccccccaccccactcatCCCCCTCATTTCCTTGTCTGGCCCATCTGGGATATGGGCACCTTAGCATAAGAGAAGCATCCTCTAGTCAGAAAAAAGAATGGGTTGCAAGCCCTGTTGGGAGTAAAAATACCCCCAACTCAGAACCCAAAGGGAGCCGCATAGATACCTGCCCTGACCCTGCTATGAGCCCTGGTAGAATTTACTCAGGTCTGTTAGGCTGAGGCCCCAACTTATTTCCTTCTTGGTGATCTTAGTTAAGTTAAGGGCGTTAGACGGGGTGCAGCTTCCAGTCAACACAGTGGGGAGCCCAGCCCTGCCAGGAGTCAAGGTGAGAACTCAGAGAATGGACTGATGAGGCCTCCGACTGTAAGTAGAGGGACCCAAACCATGTCCTGCTCCTGCAGCCAGCCCTGGAATACCCTGAGTAAGACTGTTAGGCATAGGCACCTCCCTCCAACCTTCCACTTCCCTCACTTGCTTGTCTGGCATGTCTGGCCGTGGAAGCCCTGGCCTGAGGGAGGTATCCTCAGGACAGCAGAAGGAAAGCAATGCAAACCCTGTCATGAGTAAATATGAGTCCCTTTGGGAGAATTGAGGGCAAATCTTACTCCAGACAAAGGAAGTTTCCATCAAAACCTGCCCCACACCTATTGTCGGCCCTGGTAGCCCCCAGAGAGGTCTGTCTGTAAGTCTCCCCTCATTTTCCACTGACCTGAGAGTCTCAAAGAGAAGAAGGCCTTTGTCTGGGATGGCCAAATTCAGGTCACCAGAGGGAGGAGTCCCAGGCCCTGCTGGGCATGGAGGTGAGGACCCTGAAGGATAACTGAGTGTACCGACCACCCAAGGACATATTAAGTCCAGCCCCTGCTATCAGCCCTAGGAGTTCCTGGGCAGGGGTGGCTGTATGTGGTACTTCTTCACTTTTGTCTCATTGGTCCCAGGGAAGTGAAGGCCTTAGTCTAAGGGGGCAGCTTCACATCAGTAGAGGAAGCTGCATCTAGTCAGCCCAGGAAGGAGAACTAGGTTATACCAAGAGTCCAAGTGAGGATCCTGAATGAGGATTGAGGGGACCCCCTGCCACCTTCATAGAGTTGAGGCACCTGCCCTACACTATTCCTTCCCCGGGAGGCCCTGGAGCATGGTGTCCAGATGTGCTGTGCCCTCCCTCCCATCAGCTGGACTCAGTTCAGCAGAGGGAGGAATTTCAAGCCCTTCCAAGAGTCAATTTGAGGATGGAGGGGACTTGACAAAAACAGATGGGCCCAGCCCTTCCTGCCCTGGTGTTAGCCATGGTAGGACCCAGGAGTAGTGGGGGATCCACTCCAAAGCTGTGAGGACCTCAGAGTCTGGCCCCATCCCACCTATCAGCCCTGAAGGGACCCCCTGAACTCCTCTTACAGCAGATCCAGGAACTGGAAGTGAAGGCCTTAATATGAGGCACATGTCCTCAGCTCACAGAGAAGAGGAGATCCAGTCAATGCCAGGAGTCATGATGAAGTGCAGGACGGGAGACCTGTGGGGCCCTAGAGCACTAAAAGAGGACCTGTTAAGACAGTATTTATCAGAATGACAAGGTTAAGTTTTTCACACTCTTCCTCTCCCCGAGTCCAGTTGGCTTCATCAGCCATCTCCTGACCATGCTCCTGCAGGCTGCCCCCGAAACAAGTCAAGATGCCTCACAGCCAAAAGAGTCGGCACTGTGAGCTTGAGCAAGGGCTTCAGGCCCCCAAAGAGGCACAGGGCCTTGTAGGTGTGCAGGTTGCTGAAGCTGAGAAGGTGAATACCacagcctcctcctcttcctctactCTGATCCAGGGCACCTTGGAGAAGGTGTCTGCTTCTGGAACACCAGGTACTCCCCAGAGTTCTCAGAGAGTCTGCTCCCCCTGCACTACCATCAAAGCCACTCCATGGAATCAATCTGGTGAGAGTTCCAGAAGCCAGGAAAAGAAGGATCCAGGTGCCTCCCAGGCCCTGCGAGAGCCCGAGTCCTTGCTTGGTAGCATGCTAGAGAAGAAGGTGGACGAGTTGGTGAAATTCCTGAGTGTCAAGTATACAACAAAACAGCCCATCACAGAAGCAGAAATGCTGAAGGGTGTCATCAAAGAACACAAGGATCACTTCCCTCCGATCTTTATGCAAGCCCATGAATGCATGGAGATTGTCTTTGGCACTGACATGAAGGAGGTGGACCCCATCAGCCACTCCTGTGTGCTCCTCAAATCACTAGACCTCACCTACGATAGGAGGCTGAGCGATGACCAGGGAATGCCCAAGACCGGCCTCCTGATTCTTATCTTCGGTGTGATCTTAATGGAGGCCAACTGTGCCTCTGAAGAGAAGATCTGGGAAGTGCTGAATATTATCAGGGTGTATGCTGGGTGGAAGGATTTCATCTATGGGGAGCCCAGGAAGCTCATCGCCAGAGATTTGGTGCAGGAAAAATACCTGGAGTGCTGCCAGGTATCCAACAGTGATCCTCCAAGATACAAATTCCCGTGGGGCCCAAGGGCTCATGCTGAAACCACCAAGATGAAAGTCCTGGAGTTTTTCTCCAGAGTCAGTGGGAGTGATGCCAGTTCCTTTCCACTCCTGTATGAGGAAGCTTTAagagatgagaaagagaaagctCAGGCTATAATTGCCACCATGGATGGTACTACTCTCATGGCCAGTGCACATTCCCGGGCCAAGTCCAGCAGCTTCTCTTGCCCTGAGTGAAGTCTCAGGCAGATTCTTCACTCTGTGTTTGAAAAGAGAAGTCAAGGGTTTAAGTAGTGAAGGGCTGATTgcagatttttatctttttgtttgtttgtttgtttttgctttttggtatttttcaaatgtttctctTAAAAGGCTTATTAGCTTCAGAATGCAGATTCATGAATGACATTGGTCACACATTTATTACTGTttatcagttttaaaaataaaagttttctattATATAAACCAAATGGGGGAAGCTTCCGTCTTATTTTGTGATCTGGAATAAGATAACATGGTGTTGGAATAGGAATTTTCTCAGAAATGTGTAACAGCCTAGCAATAAAACTAATGAGATCAATAAATACAGGAAAATCATAGAAGATGGTTAATTGTAGGATTTATGTATGCCTCTTAATCTGTGGTTTTGTATTAAAGATTTATACCTGAATTATTTGGCTTATTCAAGAATGTATGAGAAATTAAATCTTATTGAATATGAGCCCCAGTTCACTGGCTCATTTATTCCCCAAACATTAATTGAGCATCTGCTCTTTGTAAGGCACTGTGTTAGTAGTGGGGATTCCAGGTTAAGTGAGGAGGTTGGCAAGATGCCCTTTAAGACCTAAAGAGCAAGTACAAAGAAGGAGTGAGGAAGTGGGACTTCAGATTAAACAGTCAAGAAAAAATGCTTGAGCTAAGGAAGTTTGGAGATTTGGAAAAGTGCAACTCCTTCTGTGGGAGTTAATTTTAAGTTAAGCTGGATGGTGGCAGGGGCCAGGTGCTCAATATGTCTTGTAGGTGAGATAAAAGCCTGGAATGGAAAACTGCTCCTAGCAGTTCCTTCTAGATGGTGGACAAAGCAGAGAGGAATCTCCACCTGGGGCAAAGTATGGATGGACTGTGGCCTGCACTCATCCCAGTGTAGTTGAACAGAGTGCATGAACTAAGTGTTCATACACATCATCTGCAAGGGTTTCCTGAGAAATAGGGTGATACCCCCTTAAAGTGGTGCCCAGAAGCCTCTAGGCTGGCATTCATTTCCCTGGTGTGGGAGAGCCAGGGCCGACTCTATTAAAAAGGCATTTAATTAAACGATCTTGACTGTAATTTGGCCAGTTCTAAGCAAAGGCTACATTTTGAGTGGGAGtggaatgaatgaaaatagtGATTTGCATGGAAGAGAAGTTGGGAGGGTTGGAAGGAGTTACTCCTTGACTCAAAACTTCTAGGATCCTTGAGTTGCATCCAGCTGGTGAAAACTTCCCTACATCCAAATCAAATAATGTGTCTATCAATAGGAAAAATTTACTgagttttatttataaagtagCATTTCTGACCCATTTGGTGTGTTATGTCCTAGTGTGCTGCATATTCTCTGAAATATCCTTGatatctctttctctcccccaccTTCCCAACACACACTCTCAGAGGATATGGCACATATGGAGGGTTTAGGGTTAAAATCATATTGAAAACAACTGCCATTCATGAAAGATCCAATACATGCAAGTGGCTGTGCCAGGTGCTTTACTCACATTACGTACATTCCAACACTTCTACAAGACAGGGCTTATGAAATCCACCTTACGTATGAAGAGCCTGAGGCTCATAGTGCTTGATAATTTCCCCAGATCATATAACTAGTAAGTGACAGGACTGGGACTTGACCTCTGGCCTGAATTCATCTAGGCCCACACTGCCCCACTCATCCTAGCCTGAGGCAGGCCTTCTGCCTCTTGGTTCATATCTGTTCTCAGTACTCCATAATGTTGTTCAGGTAACAAAAAGAACCTTGTGGCTAAGGTACTAAAAAGCAGGCCCAAGGAAGGAAGATGGAATGAGAAACACAATCTGAGAGTAGTCTGTGGGCTTTATGAACCTAgggtcctcctgcctgagccccgTGGTCCTTGAGAGCTGATTCTGCCCAGGCGCTCACATTTTTGTCCtgtcccagcacttccctgcatTACAGTACCCTTTCTCTGGTGTTGACCTGTGTGCCCCCCTGTCCAAACCTGGAACCTGGACTGCTTACCAGATCATCATCACTGCCTCCTCCTCTGAGGGCTGTGCCCTGCTCCAGGTGGAAGAACTCAAAATCACCTGCCCTTCCCCTGACACAGAGCATTCCTTCTATCTGCAGATGTTCCCTGAACTGTTCCATCCCTCATTCTGGAATCCCATTGATAGCAACAGCCCTTTCTAATGTTAAAAGCACACTTAGGAGGATGTTTTGATGCCTGGTCATTCCCCCTGGGCCTCTTCAACACATACTCAAATTGTCTTGCAAATGGATTAGTGAGTAGAGTTTGATTTGCACATAATATGCTGGTGCTTGGGATATAATCCTAAAGTTAGAAAAAGAGATCTTTTAATCATCCTGATATTTGTGATAGGAATTTAATAAAGTGTATTATTTGAAGCAGGCCACTGAATGCATTGACAAATGAATGGTAATACTTTGATGGTTGAAAAACCAAAGCCTCCCTTATAAGCAGTAGGCAAAGAAAGACCATATAAATTACTTGATAAGCAAACATCTACAAAAGGCTGAATTCCTAAAATCCTAAATTTCTCCTAGGAGGTGAACAATAATTCCCTGACAGACATGCTAGctctgatgaaaaagaaaataaaggttcaTCATCATTCTACTTGCTCTTGTCTGTGTTTCTGCCTCCACAGGAAAATCCTGTTTTGTAGTTCACTTAATGGTACCTGTACAGGTGTTCCAAAGTGTTCAGTCCTGTGGAAGGTAGCAGAGCCTCATAAGTTAAGATTTTGACCATGCatcaaatagaaggaaaaaattctTAGTCTACTAAAATTATGGAATTTTTTGCAAAGATCAGTGCAGAACTCCCTGCAAAGATTTCTAGGATTCTTTGAAAACTGGATGTGATCCTGTATTTGAAAGCACTTAAGAACCGTGGTGAATTTCAAGATGAATTTAGTTTTCTCAGAAACTCCTCCAAGAAATGAAGAGTGTTGTAATAACAAGTTATGATAGTTgctttttattgagcacctattatgtgacGGCAAAAGCCAGTGTGCCATTTCCATGCCTCCTCTCGCATTGAGCAGCAAACACGGTGGCCCTGAGTTCAGATGGTGGAGCTACAGAACAGGGAAGCAGCCTGGATCCCTGGGTGGCCTGACAGAGGAAGCCCCTGGCAACCTACATCAGAACTTATGCACACAAAAAGGAAACTTTTGTTGTGTTAAGCCATTCAAATTTCAGGTTTTATCTGTTGCATCAGCTAGCAGTTACTTAACTGATAAATGCacaacttttatttatatatatcttcatataatatgttttatttaaatataaaatcattatatttaaattttttatacttatattatatgtatacttgtttacataaatatttgaataagtcTCGAGGAACTCCTaggcttatttaaatattttcatcacaaaaGTAGCTGTGCAAGTACACTTattgcaaaaaattttaaaaatacagatcaaTCAAAATTCTTGCCTTTAAAAAGTTCCTCCAAAATTCTGGCACCTTTTTGGGGATAATCGCAATCAACAATTTGATGTGTATTATTTTAAAGCTGAATCTAGGCTTTTTCATAGATTAATATAGTAGAAAATTATATTGtgagtttttttggtagagttagCTGAggctttattttggaaaaatacaaTTGAATTGGTTTTTAGTTAGGGGGCATGGGCAAGATCAGGTACCCCAGGCAGTAAACTCCCCTCAACGGTAGGCTAAGGGCTATGGCTGAGCATCAGATGGGTCTCCCGCTCCCTATGCTCCCCTGCGCAGTGGCCTCTCCCACAGGTTCTGGGGCAGCCACAGGAGTGGGTAgtctgggaggggctgctgtggctATTCACTTGGGCAGCACATCAGGGGACCCTGACACTAGCTTCCCATCACGGGTCTCGATAATCTTCACAACCATGGCCCTGGAGGAGCTCCTGTGGCTAAAGGCATCAGAGCCCCTGCCAGAGCCAAAGCCAGAGCCCAGGCTGTAGAGCTTGTGAGGCTCCCATAGGCCAAGCTCAGCCCACCTGAGTAGCCACTGGTGGTCTTCCTACGGATACTCATGTTACTCATCCCAGATTCCATCCAGCTCTTCTCATCCTCCACTCCAGCAGCCTCCTGTAGGTGGCAATCTTGATGTCCAGGGCCAGCTTGAATTTCATCAGCTCCTGGTACTCACGCAGCTGCTGGGCCATGTCCTGGTTGGCCCCCTGTGGG
The Gorilla gorilla gorilla isolate KB3781 chromosome X, NHGRI_mGorGor1-v2.1_pri, whole genome shotgun sequence genome window above contains:
- the LOC109024728 gene encoding putative MAGE domain-containing protein MAGEA13P, giving the protein MPHSQKSRHCELEQGLQAPKEAQGLVGVQVAEAEKVNTTASSSSSTLIQGTLEKVSASGTPGTPQSSQRVCSPCTTIKATPWNQSGESSRSQEKKDPGASQALREPESLLGSMLEKKVDELVKFLSVKYTTKQPITEAEMLKGVIKEHKDHFPPIFMQAHECMEIVFGTDMKEVDPISHSCVLLKSLDLTYDRRLSDDQGMPKTGLLILIFGVILMEANCASEEKIWEVLNIIRVYAGWKDFIYGEPRKLIARDLVQEKYLECCQVSNSDPPRYKFPWGPRAHAETTKMKVLEFFSRVSGSDASSFPLLYEEALRDEKEKAQAIIATMDGTTLMASAHSRAKSSSFSCPE